Proteins from a genomic interval of Pantoea deleyi:
- a CDS encoding tRNA/rRNA methyltransferase encodes MNDEFKGKSGKVKVMYVRGEDDKSARASNPRTGKGGHSAARPDDNRRSSGSRTERGQEGGRPASAGRRSDDAGRSSSPRRTEGGRGAPRRNDRGDESRGAYGNSDSPWRTVSRPPAADRSAAADTDKPDHGGISGKSFVDPAQIRRQRNEETRVYGENACHALFQSRPEAIVRAWFVQEVTPRFREALRWLAANRKAYHVVEDAEITKASGTEHHGGVCFLIKKRMGMAVAEWLSQANTKDCVLALEDVSNPHNLGAIMRSCAHFGVKGLLVNDASLLESGAAVRTAEGGAEHVQAISGATFSEGLEAFRKAGYTIVTTSSHQGTPLAQASLPEKMVLVLGQEREGLSDTAFQQGDMSLSIGGTGNVESLNVSVATGVLLAEWWRQNA; translated from the coding sequence ATGAACGACGAATTTAAAGGTAAGAGCGGTAAAGTTAAGGTGATGTACGTGCGTGGCGAGGACGATAAAAGCGCGCGTGCGTCGAATCCTCGTACAGGCAAAGGTGGTCACTCTGCTGCCCGTCCGGATGATAACCGTCGTTCGTCTGGCTCCCGCACTGAACGCGGCCAGGAAGGGGGCCGTCCAGCCTCTGCCGGTCGTCGCAGCGATGACGCCGGTCGCAGCAGCTCACCGCGCCGCACTGAAGGCGGACGTGGTGCGCCGCGTCGCAACGATCGGGGCGATGAGAGCCGCGGCGCCTATGGCAACAGCGATTCACCGTGGCGCACCGTTTCCCGCCCGCCCGCTGCGGATCGCTCGGCTGCGGCTGACACGGATAAGCCGGATCATGGCGGCATCAGCGGCAAGAGTTTTGTCGATCCGGCGCAGATCCGTCGTCAGCGTAACGAAGAGACCCGCGTCTACGGCGAGAACGCCTGTCATGCGCTGTTCCAGAGCCGTCCGGAAGCGATTGTACGCGCCTGGTTCGTGCAGGAAGTGACCCCGCGTTTCCGCGAAGCGCTGCGCTGGCTGGCGGCCAACCGCAAAGCCTATCATGTGGTTGAAGATGCCGAGATCACCAAAGCCTCAGGCACCGAGCATCACGGTGGCGTCTGCTTCCTGATCAAAAAGCGCATGGGTATGGCCGTGGCGGAATGGCTGAGTCAGGCGAATACCAAAGATTGCGTGCTGGCGCTGGAAGATGTCAGCAACCCGCATAACCTGGGCGCGATTATGCGCAGTTGCGCGCACTTCGGCGTTAAAGGCCTGCTGGTAAACGACGCCTCACTGCTGGAGTCTGGTGCAGCCGTGCGGACCGCAGAAGGCGGGGCCGAGCATGTGCAGGCCATCAGCGGTGCCACCTTCAGCGAAGGTCTGGAAGCGTTCCGTAAAGCGGGCTATACCATCGTGACCACCTCCAGCCATCAGGGCACGCCGCTGGCGCAGGCGTCGCTGCCGGAGAAAATGGTGCTGGTGTTAGGGCAGGAGCGCGAAGGCCTCTCCGATACCGCTTTCCAGCAGGGTGACATGAGCCTGTCGATTGGCGGAACCGGCAACGTGGAAAGCCTCAACGTGTCGGTGGCAACCGGTGTGCTGCTCGCCGAATGGTGGCGTCAGAACGCATAA
- the emrB gene encoding multidrug efflux MFS transporter permease subunit EmrB, giving the protein MAKKPLEGMPLVLMTIALSLATFMQVLDSTIANVAIPTIAGNLGASNSQGTWVITSFGVANAISIPITGWLAKRVGEVKLFTWATILFAVASWACGMSESLEMLIFFRVLQGIVAGPLIPLSQSLLLSNYPPAKRSIALSLWAMTVIVAPICGPILGGWISDNYHWGWIFFINVPIGAVVVLLTLQTLRGRETKTEIRPIDMVGLVLLVVGIGCLQVMLDRGKELDWFSSTEIIVLAVVAVIALAVLLVWELTDDNPIVDLSLFKSRNFTIGCLSISLAYMLYFGSIVLLPQLLQEVYGYTATWAGLASAPVGIIPVILSPIIGRFAHKLDMRRLVTFSFIMYAVCFYWRAYTFEPGMDFGASAWPQFIQGFAVACFFMPLTTITLSGLPPERLAAASSLSNFVRTLAGSIGTSITTTMWTNRESMHHSYLSESITPYNVNAQQMYSRLESMGMTQQQASAWIAQQITNQGLIISANEIFWASAGVFLILLVLIWFARPPFGAGGGGGGAH; this is encoded by the coding sequence ATGGCAAAAAAACCGCTTGAAGGGATGCCGCTGGTCCTGATGACCATTGCGCTGTCGCTGGCGACGTTCATGCAGGTTCTGGACTCGACCATCGCCAACGTGGCCATTCCGACCATTGCCGGTAATCTGGGTGCCTCTAACTCACAGGGCACCTGGGTGATCACCTCGTTTGGCGTTGCTAACGCAATCTCCATCCCGATCACCGGCTGGCTGGCAAAGCGCGTAGGCGAAGTGAAGCTCTTTACCTGGGCCACCATTCTGTTTGCTGTCGCCTCCTGGGCGTGCGGCATGTCAGAGAGCCTGGAGATGCTGATCTTCTTCCGCGTACTGCAGGGGATCGTGGCAGGCCCGCTGATTCCGCTGTCGCAGAGTCTGCTCCTCAGTAACTACCCGCCCGCGAAGCGCAGCATCGCGCTGTCACTCTGGGCGATGACGGTGATCGTCGCGCCAATCTGCGGCCCGATTCTGGGCGGCTGGATCAGCGATAACTATCACTGGGGCTGGATCTTCTTTATCAACGTGCCGATTGGTGCGGTCGTTGTGCTGCTGACGCTGCAGACCCTGCGCGGTCGCGAAACCAAAACCGAGATCCGCCCGATTGATATGGTCGGCCTGGTATTGCTGGTGGTGGGGATCGGCTGCCTGCAGGTGATGCTGGATCGCGGTAAAGAGCTCGACTGGTTCAGCTCAACGGAGATCATCGTGCTGGCGGTGGTGGCCGTGATTGCGCTGGCGGTGCTGCTGGTCTGGGAGCTGACGGACGATAACCCGATCGTCGATCTCTCGCTGTTTAAGTCGCGCAACTTCACCATCGGCTGCCTGTCGATCAGCCTGGCTTATATGCTCTACTTCGGCTCGATCGTTCTGCTGCCGCAGCTGCTTCAGGAGGTCTATGGCTATACGGCCACCTGGGCCGGGCTGGCCTCGGCACCGGTCGGGATTATTCCGGTGATCCTGTCGCCGATTATTGGTCGTTTCGCCCATAAACTTGATATGCGGCGGCTGGTGACCTTCAGCTTCATTATGTATGCCGTCTGCTTCTACTGGCGCGCCTATACCTTTGAACCGGGCATGGATTTTGGTGCCTCGGCGTGGCCGCAGTTTATCCAGGGCTTTGCCGTGGCCTGCTTCTTTATGCCGCTGACCACCATTACGCTCTCCGGGCTGCCGCCGGAGCGACTGGCCGCCGCCTCCAGCCTGTCTAACTTTGTGCGTACGCTGGCCGGTTCGATAGGCACCTCGATCACCACCACCATGTGGACCAATCGTGAGTCGATGCATCACAGCTATCTGTCGGAGTCGATAACGCCCTACAACGTCAACGCCCAGCAGATGTACAGCCGGCTGGAGAGTATGGGGATGACGCAGCAGCAGGCCTCTGCCTGGATCGCACAGCAGATTACCAATCAGGGACTGATTATTTCAGCGAATGAAATCTTCTGGGCGTCGGCTGGCGTCTTCCTGATCCTGCTGGTGCTGATCTGGTTTGCCCGCCCGCCGTTTGGTGCAGGCGGTGGCGGCGGTGGCGCACACTGA